From Solanum stenotomum isolate F172 chromosome 2, ASM1918654v1, whole genome shotgun sequence:
GGAAATGCAAGGAGGTATTGTGAGAATTGCTTTGGAGAGTGGTAATTATGGTGGAAATCAATCCATTTTGAGAATGTATTGTAATGGGAAAAAAGTAGGATTTGCTGTGAAAAGAAAACCTACAAAAAGTGATTTACAAGTATTGGGACAAATAGAATTAGTAAATATTGGAGCAGGGATTATTCATGGGAAAAAGAATACTAATTGTGATGATGATATTATGTATCTTAGAGGAAAATTTGAGAGGGTCCATGGATCTTATGATAACTCAGAATCATTTCATTTGATTGACCCTGAAGGAAGTATGGGCCAAGAATTAAGTATTTTCCTTCTATCCTCTCGTTGCTGACGTGTTTGGGACTGAGATGTATATAATTGACATAGTCCTCCTCAATTATTGCATGTATGTATGAGGATCAGcgtatatactttttttttgggcGATCACGTTCATTCAAGTATCAAAAAGTTTCAAGTTTGAGCTATGAAAATGGAAATTGACCAATTTACGTACCCGTTCAATTAGCTTATTCCAACATCAGATGGATAAACAAGAAAAAGGTATCAGATTTGGAGTGTTTTGGAGTTTTTCATGCATGGGATATAGAACTATTGCATGGTGTTAATTGTTACTTgtcattttgtaatttttctagTTTATTTTATGTCCTTTAtttgcttatgagtttatccTGGGTAGCCATGAAAAAcccctaaattttttttgagttttgcaTAATTGCATGACTTTTTCCATGTGGGAATATTTGTATGGGGTCTTTGTCATCAACCTAAGATCAATattgtaagaaaaaaataaaagcaaaaagaaggatcttttattttattttgtttattctcATTATTTCTTAGTTTATCATTAGTTCATTTAGTGtcctattaattattttataaaaaaataattttctaagtATTATTGACAAAAGTATTGATAAGAGGGAATTGcccggatggtaagcacccctcacttccaattCAAAGGTTGTGAGTTCAGATCATCAAACGAGTAAAACCGGTGGGGTAGCTCCtataattttatgtttgtttggatGCTATTATTAATTTACTAACGGAAATTTACACAACATTAAGGCAAAAGCCCATCCC
This genomic window contains:
- the LOC125856162 gene encoding protein MIZU-KUSSEI 1-like, with translation MISSYPTTAGTTTITTVDCHKQVRSWRLLRSLVELLIPTCNCTFIDNDEENYKNIPSNFKYNHRHQSSLSSISSVMTGTIFGYRRGKVSFCIQTNPKSTTPIILLELAVSTSTLAREMQGGIVRIALESGNYGGNQSILRMYCNGKKVGFAVKRKPTKSDLQVLGQIELVNIGAGIIHGKKNTNCDDDIMYLRGKFERVHGSYDNSESFHLIDPEGSMGQELSIFLLSSRC